The following coding sequences are from one Melospiza melodia melodia isolate bMelMel2 chromosome 2, bMelMel2.pri, whole genome shotgun sequence window:
- the KEL gene encoding kell blood group glycoprotein isoform X3: MRSRGVKKQTAKLGRRDCLWTQQSVWAQKTDSNQVNRVHNCGSHRSKACWGDKHEHCSTESPQFGIRGSAKEKAIRFYRSCMDTERIESQGAQPLKDLLNEVGGWHNTGVGETKDFNETLQILMSRYSTFPFFRVHVGPTPFDPKTNIIQIDHPEFDIPLESEFKEKNYLEVLRVYLSYLKKVGVLLGRTEDGPPDSFSLTLSFISNLQRFVTPLQKRQQRGMLFFRTTIRELQEKAPAIDWLACLKAVFHPAPMDLSQPIAVHDMDYLSNMSKLIEKWHKGSLQSSVYRVLHIYMIVCLVGNLSPALDSQFQDARLELYKILYGKMGSRMIPAERWRKCLTDTSSFFEPVLGKMIVQEIFPEQTKKFAEQMFSVIQDALCDRLDQVEWMDEQTRRNAKALVSKLHVEIGYPAHILQTDKVNLEYQKLEINEDTFFLNVVACLKVLRENSYLKLLQHNPQKNWHVHPWSVHSYYSISHHMVVFPAGMFRSPFFHMEFPSAVNFGAIGVFMAHEILHSFYGYVLPEGCPACNRSALQSSIDCLVEQYESYSSNVNGTFTLLENTADTGGLAVAYQAYKNWLKKHKEEDLPKIGLSHDQLFYLSFAHAMCGHQDPEKLQSSLNTDPHSPLPLRVSGPVSNSQDFSKSFQCPSGTPMNPDNKCRIW, encoded by the exons ATGAGAAGTAGAGGTGTTAAGAAG CAAACAGCCAAGCTGGGAAGAAGAGATTGTCTCTGGACTCAGCAGAGCGTGTGGGCACAGAAGACTGATAGCAACCAAGTAAACAGAGTTCACAACTGTGGTAGCCACAGGAGCAAAGCCTGCTGGGGTGACAAGCATGAGCACTGTTCCACAG AAAGTCCACAGTTTGGGATAAGAGGCTCAGCCAAGGAGAAAGCAATACGATTTTATCGTTCCTGCATGGATACTGAACGAATAGAATCCCAAGGAGCTCAGCCACTGAAGGACCTCCTAAATGAG GTTGGTGGATGGCATAACACAGGTGTGGGGGAAACAAAAGATTTTAATGAAACTCTTCAGATTCTCATGAGCAGATACAGCACCTTTCCATTTTTTAGAGTACATGTGGGACCCACTCCTTTTGACCCCAAGACCAATATTATCCAG ATTGACCATCCTGAGTTTGATATTCCACTTGAGAGTGaattcaaagagaaaaattatcttGAG GTTCTCCGTGTGTATCTTTCGtatttgaagaaagtgggggtcCTACTTGGAAGGACAGAGGATGGTCCCCCTGACTCCTTTTCCCTGACCTTGTCCTTCATCTCTAACCTCCAGCGCTTTGTCACTCCACTGCAGAAAAGACAGCAGAGGGGGATGCTGTTCTTTCGCACTACCATTAGGGAGCTGCAG GAGAAGGCACCTGCTATCGACTGGCTGGCGTGTCTCAAGGCTGTGTTCCATCCTGCGCCAATGGACCTCTCTCAGCCAATTGCAGTGCATGACATGGATTACTTAAGCAACATGTCAAAGCTCATCGAGAAATGGCACAAAGGAAG CCTTCAATCTTCTGTCTACAGGGTCCTTCACATTTATATGATTGTTTGTCTGGTTGGGAATCTCTCCCCAGCCCTTGACAGTCAATTCCAAGATGCACGCCTGGAGCTGTATAAGATCCTTTATGGAAAAATGGGGTCTAGAATG ATCCCAGCTGAGCGCTGGAGGAAGTGCTTGACTGATACCAGCTCTTTCTTTGAGCCAGTTCTAGGGAAGATGATTGTGCAAGAAATTTTCCCTGAGCAGACCAAGAAATTT GCTGAGCAGATGTTCTCTGTGATCCAAGATGCCCTCTGTGACCGCCTGGATCAGGTGGAGTGGATGGATGAACAGACTCGCCGAAACGCTAAAGCCTTG GTATCCAAACTACATGTGGAGATTGGTTATCCAGCTCACATACTCCAGACTGACAAAGTGAACCTGGAATACCAGAAA CTGGAGATAAATGAAGACACGTTTTTCCTCAATGTGGTGGCTTGCTTGAAAGTACTGAGGGAAAATTCCTACCTGAAGCTCCTTCAGCATAACCCACAGAAAAA CTGGCATGTGCACCCCTGGAGTGTGCATTCATACTATTCTATAAGCCACCACATGGTGGTCTTTCCGGCTGGAATGTTCCGCAGTCCTTTTTTCCACATGGAGTTTCCCAG CGCTGTGAATTTTGGAGCCATCGGGGTCTTCATGGCACATGAAATTCTTCACTCATTCTATGGTTATG TGTTGCCTGAGGGCTGTCCTGCGTGCAACAGGAGTGCTCTACAAAGCTCTATAGACTGCTTGGTTGAGCAGTATGAAAGCTACAGCTCTAATGTCAATGGCACCTTCACACTGTTGGAGAATACAGCTGACACTGGAGGGCTCGCCGTCGCTTACCAG GCCTATAAGAATTGGCTGAAAAAGCACAAAGAAGAGGATTTACCTAAGATTGGACTTTCACACGATCAACTTTTCTACCTCAGTTTTGCTCAT GCAATGTGTGGACACCAGGATCCAGAGAAGCTCCAGTCTTCCCTGAACACAGATCCACATAGTCCCTTGCCACTTCGTGTCTCTGGGCCTGTCAGCAATAGCCAGGACTTTTCCAAGAGCTTCCAGTGTCCCAGTGGAACCCCAATGAACCCAGACAACAAATGCCGCATCTGGTAG
- the KEL gene encoding kell blood group glycoprotein isoform X4: protein MSTVPQTCDQELRTGAKKERCLQGKSLLLCALLVSTLLGFTLLITYLVMTCALESPQFGIRGSAKEKAIRFYRSCMDTERIESQGAQPLKDLLNEVGGWHNTGVGETKDFNETLQILMSRYSTFPFFRVHVGPTPFDPKTNIIQIDHPEFDIPLESEFKEKNYLEVLRVYLSYLKKVGVLLGRTEDGPPDSFSLTLSFISNLQRFVTPLQKRQQRGMLFFRTTIRELQEKAPAIDWLACLKAVFHPAPMDLSQPIAVHDMDYLSNMSKLIEKWHKGSLQSSVYRVLHIYMIVCLVGNLSPALDSQFQDARLELYKILYGKMGSRMIPAERWRKCLTDTSSFFEPVLGKMIVQEIFPEQTKKFAEQMFSVIQDALCDRLDQVEWMDEQTRRNAKALVSKLHVEIGYPAHILQTDKVNLEYQKLEINEDTFFLNVVACLKVLRENSYLKLLQHNPQKNWHVHPWSVHSYYSISHHMVVFPAGMFRSPFFHMEFPSAVNFGAIGVFMAHEILHSFYGYVLPEGCPACNRSALQSSIDCLVEQYESYSSNVNGTFTLLENTADTGGLAVAYQAYKNWLKKHKEEDLPKIGLSHDQLFYLSFAHAMCGHQDPEKLQSSLNTDPHSPLPLRVSGPVSNSQDFSKSFQCPSGTPMNPDNKCRIW, encoded by the exons ATGAGCACTGTTCCACAG ACCTGTGACCAGGAGCTGAGAACAGGTGCAAAGAAAGAACGATGCCTTCAGGGGAAAAGCCTACTTCTGTGTGCACTTCTTGTCAGTACTCTCCTTGGCTTTACATTGCTTATCACCTACCTCGTGATGACTTGTGCTCTAG AAAGTCCACAGTTTGGGATAAGAGGCTCAGCCAAGGAGAAAGCAATACGATTTTATCGTTCCTGCATGGATACTGAACGAATAGAATCCCAAGGAGCTCAGCCACTGAAGGACCTCCTAAATGAG GTTGGTGGATGGCATAACACAGGTGTGGGGGAAACAAAAGATTTTAATGAAACTCTTCAGATTCTCATGAGCAGATACAGCACCTTTCCATTTTTTAGAGTACATGTGGGACCCACTCCTTTTGACCCCAAGACCAATATTATCCAG ATTGACCATCCTGAGTTTGATATTCCACTTGAGAGTGaattcaaagagaaaaattatcttGAG GTTCTCCGTGTGTATCTTTCGtatttgaagaaagtgggggtcCTACTTGGAAGGACAGAGGATGGTCCCCCTGACTCCTTTTCCCTGACCTTGTCCTTCATCTCTAACCTCCAGCGCTTTGTCACTCCACTGCAGAAAAGACAGCAGAGGGGGATGCTGTTCTTTCGCACTACCATTAGGGAGCTGCAG GAGAAGGCACCTGCTATCGACTGGCTGGCGTGTCTCAAGGCTGTGTTCCATCCTGCGCCAATGGACCTCTCTCAGCCAATTGCAGTGCATGACATGGATTACTTAAGCAACATGTCAAAGCTCATCGAGAAATGGCACAAAGGAAG CCTTCAATCTTCTGTCTACAGGGTCCTTCACATTTATATGATTGTTTGTCTGGTTGGGAATCTCTCCCCAGCCCTTGACAGTCAATTCCAAGATGCACGCCTGGAGCTGTATAAGATCCTTTATGGAAAAATGGGGTCTAGAATG ATCCCAGCTGAGCGCTGGAGGAAGTGCTTGACTGATACCAGCTCTTTCTTTGAGCCAGTTCTAGGGAAGATGATTGTGCAAGAAATTTTCCCTGAGCAGACCAAGAAATTT GCTGAGCAGATGTTCTCTGTGATCCAAGATGCCCTCTGTGACCGCCTGGATCAGGTGGAGTGGATGGATGAACAGACTCGCCGAAACGCTAAAGCCTTG GTATCCAAACTACATGTGGAGATTGGTTATCCAGCTCACATACTCCAGACTGACAAAGTGAACCTGGAATACCAGAAA CTGGAGATAAATGAAGACACGTTTTTCCTCAATGTGGTGGCTTGCTTGAAAGTACTGAGGGAAAATTCCTACCTGAAGCTCCTTCAGCATAACCCACAGAAAAA CTGGCATGTGCACCCCTGGAGTGTGCATTCATACTATTCTATAAGCCACCACATGGTGGTCTTTCCGGCTGGAATGTTCCGCAGTCCTTTTTTCCACATGGAGTTTCCCAG CGCTGTGAATTTTGGAGCCATCGGGGTCTTCATGGCACATGAAATTCTTCACTCATTCTATGGTTATG TGTTGCCTGAGGGCTGTCCTGCGTGCAACAGGAGTGCTCTACAAAGCTCTATAGACTGCTTGGTTGAGCAGTATGAAAGCTACAGCTCTAATGTCAATGGCACCTTCACACTGTTGGAGAATACAGCTGACACTGGAGGGCTCGCCGTCGCTTACCAG GCCTATAAGAATTGGCTGAAAAAGCACAAAGAAGAGGATTTACCTAAGATTGGACTTTCACACGATCAACTTTTCTACCTCAGTTTTGCTCAT GCAATGTGTGGACACCAGGATCCAGAGAAGCTCCAGTCTTCCCTGAACACAGATCCACATAGTCCCTTGCCACTTCGTGTCTCTGGGCCTGTCAGCAATAGCCAGGACTTTTCCAAGAGCTTCCAGTGTCCCAGTGGAACCCCAATGAACCCAGACAACAAATGCCGCATCTGGTAG
- the KEL gene encoding kell blood group glycoprotein isoform X1, which translates to MSTVPQTCDQELRTGAKKERCLQGKSLLLCALLVSTLLGFTLLITYLVMTCALGSCDAESDPALLERLLNSRNDTVNPCENFYKYACGRWEGKQSSRTREESLNVFDVLLEENLLILKRLLESPQFGIRGSAKEKAIRFYRSCMDTERIESQGAQPLKDLLNEVGGWHNTGVGETKDFNETLQILMSRYSTFPFFRVHVGPTPFDPKTNIIQIDHPEFDIPLESEFKEKNYLEVLRVYLSYLKKVGVLLGRTEDGPPDSFSLTLSFISNLQRFVTPLQKRQQRGMLFFRTTIRELQEKAPAIDWLACLKAVFHPAPMDLSQPIAVHDMDYLSNMSKLIEKWHKGSLQSSVYRVLHIYMIVCLVGNLSPALDSQFQDARLELYKILYGKMGSRMIPAERWRKCLTDTSSFFEPVLGKMIVQEIFPEQTKKFAEQMFSVIQDALCDRLDQVEWMDEQTRRNAKALVSKLHVEIGYPAHILQTDKVNLEYQKLEINEDTFFLNVVACLKVLRENSYLKLLQHNPQKNWHVHPWSVHSYYSISHHMVVFPAGMFRSPFFHMEFPSAVNFGAIGVFMAHEILHSFYGYVLPEGCPACNRSALQSSIDCLVEQYESYSSNVNGTFTLLENTADTGGLAVAYQAYKNWLKKHKEEDLPKIGLSHDQLFYLSFAHAMCGHQDPEKLQSSLNTDPHSPLPLRVSGPVSNSQDFSKSFQCPSGTPMNPDNKCRIW; encoded by the exons ATGAGCACTGTTCCACAG ACCTGTGACCAGGAGCTGAGAACAGGTGCAAAGAAAGAACGATGCCTTCAGGGGAAAAGCCTACTTCTGTGTGCACTTCTTGTCAGTACTCTCCTTGGCTTTACATTGCTTATCACCTACCTCGTGATGACTTGTGCTCTAG GATCCTGTGATGCTGAGTCAGATCCTGCTCTGTTGGAAAGACTTCTGAATTCTAGGAATGACACTGTTAACCCCTGTGAGAACTTCTACAAATATGCCTGTGGCAGATGGGAAGGCAAACAGTCAAGTAGAACCAGAGAAGAATCACTAAATGTATTTGATGTGTTGTTGGAAGAAAACCTGTTGATCCTGAAAAGGCTTTTAG AAAGTCCACAGTTTGGGATAAGAGGCTCAGCCAAGGAGAAAGCAATACGATTTTATCGTTCCTGCATGGATACTGAACGAATAGAATCCCAAGGAGCTCAGCCACTGAAGGACCTCCTAAATGAG GTTGGTGGATGGCATAACACAGGTGTGGGGGAAACAAAAGATTTTAATGAAACTCTTCAGATTCTCATGAGCAGATACAGCACCTTTCCATTTTTTAGAGTACATGTGGGACCCACTCCTTTTGACCCCAAGACCAATATTATCCAG ATTGACCATCCTGAGTTTGATATTCCACTTGAGAGTGaattcaaagagaaaaattatcttGAG GTTCTCCGTGTGTATCTTTCGtatttgaagaaagtgggggtcCTACTTGGAAGGACAGAGGATGGTCCCCCTGACTCCTTTTCCCTGACCTTGTCCTTCATCTCTAACCTCCAGCGCTTTGTCACTCCACTGCAGAAAAGACAGCAGAGGGGGATGCTGTTCTTTCGCACTACCATTAGGGAGCTGCAG GAGAAGGCACCTGCTATCGACTGGCTGGCGTGTCTCAAGGCTGTGTTCCATCCTGCGCCAATGGACCTCTCTCAGCCAATTGCAGTGCATGACATGGATTACTTAAGCAACATGTCAAAGCTCATCGAGAAATGGCACAAAGGAAG CCTTCAATCTTCTGTCTACAGGGTCCTTCACATTTATATGATTGTTTGTCTGGTTGGGAATCTCTCCCCAGCCCTTGACAGTCAATTCCAAGATGCACGCCTGGAGCTGTATAAGATCCTTTATGGAAAAATGGGGTCTAGAATG ATCCCAGCTGAGCGCTGGAGGAAGTGCTTGACTGATACCAGCTCTTTCTTTGAGCCAGTTCTAGGGAAGATGATTGTGCAAGAAATTTTCCCTGAGCAGACCAAGAAATTT GCTGAGCAGATGTTCTCTGTGATCCAAGATGCCCTCTGTGACCGCCTGGATCAGGTGGAGTGGATGGATGAACAGACTCGCCGAAACGCTAAAGCCTTG GTATCCAAACTACATGTGGAGATTGGTTATCCAGCTCACATACTCCAGACTGACAAAGTGAACCTGGAATACCAGAAA CTGGAGATAAATGAAGACACGTTTTTCCTCAATGTGGTGGCTTGCTTGAAAGTACTGAGGGAAAATTCCTACCTGAAGCTCCTTCAGCATAACCCACAGAAAAA CTGGCATGTGCACCCCTGGAGTGTGCATTCATACTATTCTATAAGCCACCACATGGTGGTCTTTCCGGCTGGAATGTTCCGCAGTCCTTTTTTCCACATGGAGTTTCCCAG CGCTGTGAATTTTGGAGCCATCGGGGTCTTCATGGCACATGAAATTCTTCACTCATTCTATGGTTATG TGTTGCCTGAGGGCTGTCCTGCGTGCAACAGGAGTGCTCTACAAAGCTCTATAGACTGCTTGGTTGAGCAGTATGAAAGCTACAGCTCTAATGTCAATGGCACCTTCACACTGTTGGAGAATACAGCTGACACTGGAGGGCTCGCCGTCGCTTACCAG GCCTATAAGAATTGGCTGAAAAAGCACAAAGAAGAGGATTTACCTAAGATTGGACTTTCACACGATCAACTTTTCTACCTCAGTTTTGCTCAT GCAATGTGTGGACACCAGGATCCAGAGAAGCTCCAGTCTTCCCTGAACACAGATCCACATAGTCCCTTGCCACTTCGTGTCTCTGGGCCTGTCAGCAATAGCCAGGACTTTTCCAAGAGCTTCCAGTGTCCCAGTGGAACCCCAATGAACCCAGACAACAAATGCCGCATCTGGTAG
- the KEL gene encoding kell blood group glycoprotein isoform X2 — protein sequence MSTVPQTCDQELRTGAKKERCLQGKSLLLCALLVSTLLGFTLLITYLVMTCALGSCDAESDPALLERLLNSRNDTVNPCENFYKYACGRWEGKQSSRTREESLNVFDVLLEENLLILKRLLESPQFGIRGSAKEKAIRFYRSCMDTERIESQGAQPLKDLLNEVGGWHNTGVGETKDFNETLQILMSRYSTFPFFRVHVGPTPFDPKTNIIQIDHPEFDIPLESEFKEKNYLEVLRVYLSYLKKVGVLLGRTEDGPPDSFSLTLSFISNLQRFVTPLQKRQQRGMLFFRTTIRELQEKAPAIDWLACLKAVFHPAPMDLSQPIAVHDMDYLSNMSKLIEKWHKGRVLHIYMIVCLVGNLSPALDSQFQDARLELYKILYGKMGSRMIPAERWRKCLTDTSSFFEPVLGKMIVQEIFPEQTKKFAEQMFSVIQDALCDRLDQVEWMDEQTRRNAKALVSKLHVEIGYPAHILQTDKVNLEYQKLEINEDTFFLNVVACLKVLRENSYLKLLQHNPQKNWHVHPWSVHSYYSISHHMVVFPAGMFRSPFFHMEFPSAVNFGAIGVFMAHEILHSFYGYVLPEGCPACNRSALQSSIDCLVEQYESYSSNVNGTFTLLENTADTGGLAVAYQAYKNWLKKHKEEDLPKIGLSHDQLFYLSFAHAMCGHQDPEKLQSSLNTDPHSPLPLRVSGPVSNSQDFSKSFQCPSGTPMNPDNKCRIW from the exons ATGAGCACTGTTCCACAG ACCTGTGACCAGGAGCTGAGAACAGGTGCAAAGAAAGAACGATGCCTTCAGGGGAAAAGCCTACTTCTGTGTGCACTTCTTGTCAGTACTCTCCTTGGCTTTACATTGCTTATCACCTACCTCGTGATGACTTGTGCTCTAG GATCCTGTGATGCTGAGTCAGATCCTGCTCTGTTGGAAAGACTTCTGAATTCTAGGAATGACACTGTTAACCCCTGTGAGAACTTCTACAAATATGCCTGTGGCAGATGGGAAGGCAAACAGTCAAGTAGAACCAGAGAAGAATCACTAAATGTATTTGATGTGTTGTTGGAAGAAAACCTGTTGATCCTGAAAAGGCTTTTAG AAAGTCCACAGTTTGGGATAAGAGGCTCAGCCAAGGAGAAAGCAATACGATTTTATCGTTCCTGCATGGATACTGAACGAATAGAATCCCAAGGAGCTCAGCCACTGAAGGACCTCCTAAATGAG GTTGGTGGATGGCATAACACAGGTGTGGGGGAAACAAAAGATTTTAATGAAACTCTTCAGATTCTCATGAGCAGATACAGCACCTTTCCATTTTTTAGAGTACATGTGGGACCCACTCCTTTTGACCCCAAGACCAATATTATCCAG ATTGACCATCCTGAGTTTGATATTCCACTTGAGAGTGaattcaaagagaaaaattatcttGAG GTTCTCCGTGTGTATCTTTCGtatttgaagaaagtgggggtcCTACTTGGAAGGACAGAGGATGGTCCCCCTGACTCCTTTTCCCTGACCTTGTCCTTCATCTCTAACCTCCAGCGCTTTGTCACTCCACTGCAGAAAAGACAGCAGAGGGGGATGCTGTTCTTTCGCACTACCATTAGGGAGCTGCAG GAGAAGGCACCTGCTATCGACTGGCTGGCGTGTCTCAAGGCTGTGTTCCATCCTGCGCCAATGGACCTCTCTCAGCCAATTGCAGTGCATGACATGGATTACTTAAGCAACATGTCAAAGCTCATCGAGAAATGGCACAAAGGAAG GGTCCTTCACATTTATATGATTGTTTGTCTGGTTGGGAATCTCTCCCCAGCCCTTGACAGTCAATTCCAAGATGCACGCCTGGAGCTGTATAAGATCCTTTATGGAAAAATGGGGTCTAGAATG ATCCCAGCTGAGCGCTGGAGGAAGTGCTTGACTGATACCAGCTCTTTCTTTGAGCCAGTTCTAGGGAAGATGATTGTGCAAGAAATTTTCCCTGAGCAGACCAAGAAATTT GCTGAGCAGATGTTCTCTGTGATCCAAGATGCCCTCTGTGACCGCCTGGATCAGGTGGAGTGGATGGATGAACAGACTCGCCGAAACGCTAAAGCCTTG GTATCCAAACTACATGTGGAGATTGGTTATCCAGCTCACATACTCCAGACTGACAAAGTGAACCTGGAATACCAGAAA CTGGAGATAAATGAAGACACGTTTTTCCTCAATGTGGTGGCTTGCTTGAAAGTACTGAGGGAAAATTCCTACCTGAAGCTCCTTCAGCATAACCCACAGAAAAA CTGGCATGTGCACCCCTGGAGTGTGCATTCATACTATTCTATAAGCCACCACATGGTGGTCTTTCCGGCTGGAATGTTCCGCAGTCCTTTTTTCCACATGGAGTTTCCCAG CGCTGTGAATTTTGGAGCCATCGGGGTCTTCATGGCACATGAAATTCTTCACTCATTCTATGGTTATG TGTTGCCTGAGGGCTGTCCTGCGTGCAACAGGAGTGCTCTACAAAGCTCTATAGACTGCTTGGTTGAGCAGTATGAAAGCTACAGCTCTAATGTCAATGGCACCTTCACACTGTTGGAGAATACAGCTGACACTGGAGGGCTCGCCGTCGCTTACCAG GCCTATAAGAATTGGCTGAAAAAGCACAAAGAAGAGGATTTACCTAAGATTGGACTTTCACACGATCAACTTTTCTACCTCAGTTTTGCTCAT GCAATGTGTGGACACCAGGATCCAGAGAAGCTCCAGTCTTCCCTGAACACAGATCCACATAGTCCCTTGCCACTTCGTGTCTCTGGGCCTGTCAGCAATAGCCAGGACTTTTCCAAGAGCTTCCAGTGTCCCAGTGGAACCCCAATGAACCCAGACAACAAATGCCGCATCTGGTAG
- the KEL gene encoding kell blood group glycoprotein isoform X5 has protein sequence MDTERIESQGAQPLKDLLNEVGGWHNTGVGETKDFNETLQILMSRYSTFPFFRVHVGPTPFDPKTNIIQIDHPEFDIPLESEFKEKNYLEVLRVYLSYLKKVGVLLGRTEDGPPDSFSLTLSFISNLQRFVTPLQKRQQRGMLFFRTTIRELQEKAPAIDWLACLKAVFHPAPMDLSQPIAVHDMDYLSNMSKLIEKWHKGSLQSSVYRVLHIYMIVCLVGNLSPALDSQFQDARLELYKILYGKMGSRMIPAERWRKCLTDTSSFFEPVLGKMIVQEIFPEQTKKFAEQMFSVIQDALCDRLDQVEWMDEQTRRNAKALVSKLHVEIGYPAHILQTDKVNLEYQKLEINEDTFFLNVVACLKVLRENSYLKLLQHNPQKNWHVHPWSVHSYYSISHHMVVFPAGMFRSPFFHMEFPSAVNFGAIGVFMAHEILHSFYGYVLPEGCPACNRSALQSSIDCLVEQYESYSSNVNGTFTLLENTADTGGLAVAYQAYKNWLKKHKEEDLPKIGLSHDQLFYLSFAHAMCGHQDPEKLQSSLNTDPHSPLPLRVSGPVSNSQDFSKSFQCPSGTPMNPDNKCRIW, from the exons ATGGATACTGAACGAATAGAATCCCAAGGAGCTCAGCCACTGAAGGACCTCCTAAATGAG GTTGGTGGATGGCATAACACAGGTGTGGGGGAAACAAAAGATTTTAATGAAACTCTTCAGATTCTCATGAGCAGATACAGCACCTTTCCATTTTTTAGAGTACATGTGGGACCCACTCCTTTTGACCCCAAGACCAATATTATCCAG ATTGACCATCCTGAGTTTGATATTCCACTTGAGAGTGaattcaaagagaaaaattatcttGAG GTTCTCCGTGTGTATCTTTCGtatttgaagaaagtgggggtcCTACTTGGAAGGACAGAGGATGGTCCCCCTGACTCCTTTTCCCTGACCTTGTCCTTCATCTCTAACCTCCAGCGCTTTGTCACTCCACTGCAGAAAAGACAGCAGAGGGGGATGCTGTTCTTTCGCACTACCATTAGGGAGCTGCAG GAGAAGGCACCTGCTATCGACTGGCTGGCGTGTCTCAAGGCTGTGTTCCATCCTGCGCCAATGGACCTCTCTCAGCCAATTGCAGTGCATGACATGGATTACTTAAGCAACATGTCAAAGCTCATCGAGAAATGGCACAAAGGAAG CCTTCAATCTTCTGTCTACAGGGTCCTTCACATTTATATGATTGTTTGTCTGGTTGGGAATCTCTCCCCAGCCCTTGACAGTCAATTCCAAGATGCACGCCTGGAGCTGTATAAGATCCTTTATGGAAAAATGGGGTCTAGAATG ATCCCAGCTGAGCGCTGGAGGAAGTGCTTGACTGATACCAGCTCTTTCTTTGAGCCAGTTCTAGGGAAGATGATTGTGCAAGAAATTTTCCCTGAGCAGACCAAGAAATTT GCTGAGCAGATGTTCTCTGTGATCCAAGATGCCCTCTGTGACCGCCTGGATCAGGTGGAGTGGATGGATGAACAGACTCGCCGAAACGCTAAAGCCTTG GTATCCAAACTACATGTGGAGATTGGTTATCCAGCTCACATACTCCAGACTGACAAAGTGAACCTGGAATACCAGAAA CTGGAGATAAATGAAGACACGTTTTTCCTCAATGTGGTGGCTTGCTTGAAAGTACTGAGGGAAAATTCCTACCTGAAGCTCCTTCAGCATAACCCACAGAAAAA CTGGCATGTGCACCCCTGGAGTGTGCATTCATACTATTCTATAAGCCACCACATGGTGGTCTTTCCGGCTGGAATGTTCCGCAGTCCTTTTTTCCACATGGAGTTTCCCAG CGCTGTGAATTTTGGAGCCATCGGGGTCTTCATGGCACATGAAATTCTTCACTCATTCTATGGTTATG TGTTGCCTGAGGGCTGTCCTGCGTGCAACAGGAGTGCTCTACAAAGCTCTATAGACTGCTTGGTTGAGCAGTATGAAAGCTACAGCTCTAATGTCAATGGCACCTTCACACTGTTGGAGAATACAGCTGACACTGGAGGGCTCGCCGTCGCTTACCAG GCCTATAAGAATTGGCTGAAAAAGCACAAAGAAGAGGATTTACCTAAGATTGGACTTTCACACGATCAACTTTTCTACCTCAGTTTTGCTCAT GCAATGTGTGGACACCAGGATCCAGAGAAGCTCCAGTCTTCCCTGAACACAGATCCACATAGTCCCTTGCCACTTCGTGTCTCTGGGCCTGTCAGCAATAGCCAGGACTTTTCCAAGAGCTTCCAGTGTCCCAGTGGAACCCCAATGAACCCAGACAACAAATGCCGCATCTGGTAG